The Luteibacter flocculans genomic interval TCGGCGTCCTGACCGGACACGGCCACCTTGCCGGCCAGCTTCTGGCCGTTCAACGCAGCGATGGCGCCACCCGCGGTGCCGTCATTGGAAGCGACGATACCCTGGATGTTGTTCTTGTTGGCCGTGAGCGCGTTCTCGATGATCGACTGCGCGTTGGAAGCCAGCCACTCGTTGGTCCACTGCTGGCCCACGATCTTGACGGCACCGCTCTTGACCAGCGGGTCCAGCACCTTCATCTGGCCTTCCCGCAGGATCTTGGCGTTATTGTCGGTCGGCGCGCCGCCGAGCAGGAAGTAATTGCCCTTGCCGCCCGTGGCGTCCACCACGCCCTGCGCCTGCATCTGGCCGACCTTGTCGTTGTCGAACGAGATGTACGCATCGACGTCGGCATTGAGGATCAGGCGATCGTAGGAAATGACCTTGATGCCGGCCTTCTGCGCCTCGGCCACCACGGTGGTGAGCGTCTTGGCGTTGAACGGCACGATCACGATCACGTCGACCTTGCGGGAGATCAGGTTCTCGATCTGCTGGATCTGCTTCTGCTCGTTGGCATCGGCCGACTGCACCGACACGGTGGCACCCTTGGCCTCGGCGGCCGCCTTGAAGTAATCGCGGTCGCGGGTCCAGCGCTCGACGCGAAGGTCGTCGATGGAGAAGCCGATCACCGGCTTTTCCTTGCTCGCGTGTGCCTGCGGGGTCGCAAAGACACCGGCCGCG includes:
- the xylF gene encoding D-xylose ABC transporter substrate-binding protein, with translation MKQKALHTLLAVSMVAAGVFATPQAHASKEKPVIGFSIDDLRVERWTRDRDYFKAAAEAKGATVSVQSADANEQKQIQQIENLISRKVDVIVIVPFNAKTLTTVVAEAQKAGIKVISYDRLILNADVDAYISFDNDKVGQMQAQGVVDATGGKGNYFLLGGAPTDNNAKILREGQMKVLDPLVKSGAVKIVGQQWTNEWLASNAQSIIENALTANKNNIQGIVASNDGTAGGAIAALNGQKLAGKVAVSGQDADLAAIKRIKAGTQTMTVYKPIKQIATDAANLAVDLAKGTPAKFTSKMNNGKKDVDTILLTPTLLTKKNVDIVVQDGFYTQAQVGQ